In a single window of the Alteriqipengyuania lutimaris genome:
- a CDS encoding putative bifunctional diguanylate cyclase/phosphodiesterase, with protein sequence MGAPSEDTLRLYSKLDDGVQQSLDRVVEQCAEQFDCDASLVTMLEPARQGYLARTGAEISELPIEMSFCRHAVDQKSPLLIHDTHVDETFARNAIVTGAPFVRSYVGVPIRLKCGDYLGALCLVDSRPHRFGESHIAELLKHAATVEDLLRLHAVSVEAAELHARLETQNETLAKANRLWAQAASVAKIGAWEIEVESGTLHWSTEVFSIYGLEYGEVPPIEACIDHYHPKDRDMVYNAVTRAIDEGGSYAFDADLVAGDGTMKRVRSAGEYIGSDGERPARLVGVIQDISDSYRNELALRHAASHDSLTGMLNRAAFDRALKQRIGEIEPDCEFSSLVLLDLDGFKDLNDTFGHLTGDAILVEIAERLGAAAPARSIVARWGGDEFAVILPNYQIAGHARRAAERMLEAVKHCSRIGGRGFEISATAGMASIEKDLGPQETIRRADTALYHAKHTERGSLTVYSEAFDRMGAVRQQAIDEVREAITEGRMFAGYMPVVDLGSGKTVGFEALMRITSPEGIVQTAGEVAPALLDPIVSRKIDQHMLEMVAKETALLVSAFPDLSFISVNATEADLLSRDFASRFKSTFAQHQVDLGLIVLEVTETMLSVEKTDPIKSVLDELRRAGVSIALDDFGTGYSSLSHLRDFPIDKVKLDLSFVQGIESDNQSRTIVQAMIGMAKNMGISVIAEGIETQEQRNILKLMQCEYGQGYFYGKAASIMELGAFASGDAQAVG encoded by the coding sequence ATGGGCGCGCCGTCGGAAGACACTTTGCGGCTTTATTCCAAGCTTGATGACGGCGTCCAGCAGTCGCTCGATCGCGTGGTCGAGCAATGTGCCGAGCAATTCGATTGCGACGCCTCGCTCGTCACCATGCTTGAGCCGGCACGACAGGGTTACCTCGCCCGGACTGGGGCCGAGATCAGCGAACTGCCGATCGAGATGTCCTTTTGCCGCCACGCGGTCGACCAGAAAAGCCCCCTTCTGATTCACGACACTCATGTCGATGAGACGTTCGCCCGGAACGCGATCGTGACGGGGGCGCCGTTTGTCCGCTCCTATGTCGGGGTCCCGATACGCCTCAAGTGCGGGGATTATCTGGGCGCTTTGTGCCTTGTCGACTCGCGGCCCCATCGCTTCGGCGAGAGCCATATCGCCGAGCTGCTGAAACATGCTGCTACGGTCGAGGATCTGCTGCGACTGCACGCGGTCAGCGTGGAGGCAGCCGAACTCCACGCCCGCCTCGAAACCCAGAACGAGACGCTCGCCAAGGCCAACCGGCTCTGGGCCCAGGCCGCGAGCGTCGCCAAGATCGGAGCGTGGGAGATCGAGGTGGAAAGCGGCACGCTGCATTGGTCGACGGAGGTCTTTTCGATCTATGGCCTGGAATATGGCGAGGTGCCGCCGATCGAGGCGTGTATCGACCATTATCATCCCAAAGATCGCGATATGGTGTACAACGCCGTGACCCGGGCGATCGACGAAGGTGGTTCCTACGCCTTCGATGCCGACCTTGTGGCCGGCGATGGTACGATGAAGCGCGTGCGTTCGGCGGGTGAGTATATCGGCAGCGATGGCGAGCGGCCGGCCCGCCTCGTCGGGGTGATACAGGATATTTCCGATAGCTATCGCAACGAACTGGCCCTGCGCCACGCAGCAAGCCACGATTCGCTTACCGGAATGCTCAATCGCGCGGCCTTCGACCGGGCTTTGAAGCAGCGGATCGGCGAAATCGAGCCCGACTGCGAATTCAGCAGCCTGGTTCTGCTGGATCTGGACGGCTTCAAGGATCTCAACGACACCTTCGGCCACCTCACCGGCGACGCCATCCTCGTCGAGATCGCCGAGCGTCTTGGCGCGGCGGCTCCGGCGCGGTCAATCGTTGCCCGATGGGGCGGCGATGAATTTGCAGTTATCCTTCCCAATTATCAGATCGCCGGTCACGCGCGGCGTGCCGCCGAACGCATGCTCGAAGCGGTCAAGCACTGCTCCCGCATCGGCGGGCGAGGCTTCGAGATCAGTGCGACCGCAGGTATGGCCTCGATCGAGAAGGACCTCGGTCCCCAGGAAACGATCCGGCGCGCGGACACCGCACTATACCATGCGAAACACACCGAGCGCGGCAGCCTGACGGTGTATTCGGAGGCTTTCGACCGGATGGGAGCGGTGCGCCAGCAGGCCATCGACGAGGTTCGCGAGGCGATTACCGAAGGGCGCATGTTCGCGGGCTACATGCCCGTGGTTGATCTCGGTTCGGGAAAGACCGTAGGCTTCGAGGCCCTGATGCGGATAACCTCACCCGAAGGTATCGTCCAGACCGCCGGCGAGGTCGCCCCTGCGCTTCTCGATCCGATAGTCTCGCGCAAGATCGACCAGCACATGCTGGAAATGGTGGCCAAGGAAACCGCGCTGCTCGTTTCGGCTTTCCCCGATCTCAGCTTCATCAGCGTCAATGCCACCGAAGCCGATCTTCTTTCGCGGGACTTCGCCTCCCGATTCAAATCCACTTTCGCGCAACATCAGGTGGACCTGGGCCTGATCGTGCTCGAAGTCACCGAGACGATGCTGTCGGTCGAAAAGACCGATCCGATCAAGTCGGTTCTGGACGAATTGCGTCGGGCGGGCGTCAGCATCGCGCTGGATGATTTCGGAACGGGCTACTCGTCGTTGTCGCACCTGCGCGATTTTCCGATCGACAAGGTCAAGCTGGACCTTTCCTTCGTGCAGGGGATCGAGAGTGACAATCAGTCGCGCACGATCGTGCAGGCGATGATCGGGATGGCCAAGAACATGGGCATTTCGGTGATCGCCGAAGGGATCGAAACGCAGGAGCAGCGCAATATACTGAAGCTCATGCAGTGCGAATACGGGCAGGGCTACTTCTACGGGAAGGCCGCGAGCATCATGGAACTGGGCGCTTTCGCGTCCGGCGACGCCCAGGCAGTCGGGTGA